One Actinospica robiniae DSM 44927 genomic region harbors:
- a CDS encoding class E sortase codes for MAGSGRTVLRGLGSWVGEIMITLGVLVGLYVLYLLTWTSVVAHAHAQADVCTLKKEWAASTAVQPRDAQPFATIQIPQIRNPGVWPVLDGVAQTELQQGVGWYPSSQQPGQQGNFAVAAHRRTWGDMFRYLDEVKTGDTVVVQDGNTTYTYRVIEDPVYVDPSAVDVLDRIPAHSGLTKPGQYITLTTCDPVYNAYRRLIVFGQLVSTHTTQQTSKTC; via the coding sequence ATGGCTGGATCTGGACGCACGGTACTGCGGGGACTCGGCTCCTGGGTCGGGGAGATCATGATCACGCTCGGCGTGCTCGTCGGGCTCTACGTGCTCTACCTGCTCACCTGGACCAGCGTGGTCGCGCACGCCCACGCCCAGGCCGACGTGTGCACGCTGAAGAAGGAGTGGGCCGCCTCGACCGCGGTCCAGCCCCGCGACGCCCAGCCGTTCGCCACCATCCAGATCCCGCAGATCCGCAACCCGGGAGTCTGGCCGGTGCTCGACGGCGTGGCCCAGACCGAGCTGCAGCAGGGCGTCGGCTGGTACCCGAGCAGCCAGCAGCCCGGGCAGCAGGGCAACTTCGCGGTGGCCGCGCACCGGCGCACCTGGGGCGACATGTTCCGCTACCTCGACGAGGTCAAGACCGGCGACACCGTCGTGGTCCAGGACGGCAACACCACCTACACCTACCGGGTGATCGAAGACCCCGTGTACGTGGACCCGTCCGCGGTGGACGTGCTCGACCGGATCCCCGCGCACTCCGGCCTGACCAAGCCCGGCCAGTACATCACCCTGACCACCTGCGACCCGGTCTACAACGCCTACCGCCGGCTGATCGTCTTCGGCCAGCTCGTCTCCACCCACACCACCCAGCAGACCTCGAAGACCTGCTGA
- a CDS encoding ROK family protein, protein MGSSRQHTAQRTEAAATTTAASAAAPGAAPTATAAGTGSAGTGLVAAIDIGGTKIAGGLVDAAGQVLYGTVRQTPTLGSFASAASAAADEVMAAVAEVLDELAAAPEWGEVCALGIGSAGPVDVGRGTVSPVNIPAWRDFPLVAQTARHPAVGDRPLTLAGDAVAMAAGEHLHGAAAGYANALCMVVSTGVGGGLVLGGRVMPGATGNAGHIGHITVDLDGEACPCGGHGCLERLAGGPAIARRALSFGWVPQGPYSDGSAAAVARSAGAGDRAAQAAFDRAAQALAAGIAATAALVELDLVVIGGGVAQAGDVLFAPLRSWLGHYATLSFTRDLTVVPARLGTDAGLVGAAACARSDAFPVHHGTGDAPAAAMA, encoded by the coding sequence ATGGGCTCGTCGCGTCAGCACACCGCGCAGCGAACCGAAGCGGCCGCCACGACCACGGCCGCTTCGGCCGCCGCGCCGGGTGCGGCGCCGACGGCGACTGCGGCGGGGACCGGCTCGGCGGGCACAGGCCTCGTCGCGGCCATCGACATCGGCGGCACGAAGATAGCCGGTGGGCTGGTGGACGCCGCGGGCCAGGTGCTTTACGGGACGGTCCGGCAGACACCCACGCTCGGCTCCTTCGCCTCCGCCGCTTCGGCGGCCGCCGACGAGGTCATGGCCGCCGTGGCCGAGGTCCTCGACGAACTCGCCGCGGCGCCCGAGTGGGGCGAGGTCTGCGCGCTCGGGATCGGCAGCGCGGGCCCAGTCGACGTCGGACGCGGCACCGTCTCCCCCGTCAACATCCCCGCCTGGCGCGACTTCCCGCTCGTCGCGCAGACCGCCCGCCACCCCGCCGTCGGCGACAGGCCCCTGACACTGGCCGGCGACGCCGTCGCGATGGCCGCCGGAGAACACCTGCACGGCGCCGCGGCCGGATACGCGAACGCGCTGTGCATGGTCGTGTCCACCGGCGTCGGCGGCGGCCTCGTGCTCGGCGGCCGGGTGATGCCCGGCGCGACCGGGAACGCGGGCCACATCGGGCACATCACGGTCGACCTCGACGGCGAGGCCTGCCCCTGCGGCGGCCACGGCTGCCTCGAGCGCCTCGCCGGCGGCCCCGCCATCGCCCGCCGCGCCCTGTCCTTCGGCTGGGTGCCGCAGGGCCCTTACTCCGACGGCTCCGCCGCGGCGGTGGCCCGTTCCGCCGGCGCCGGCGACCGCGCCGCCCAAGCCGCGTTCGATCGCGCCGCCCAGGCCCTGGCCGCGGGCATCGCCGCCACCGCCGCCCTGGTCGAGCTGGACCTGGTGGTCATCGGCGGCGGCGTCGCCCAGGCCGGCGACGTGCTCTTCGCCCCCCTGCGCTCATGGCTGGGCCACTACGCCACGCTCTCCTTCACCCGCGACCTGACCGTCGTCCCGGCCCGCCTCGGTACCGACGCGGGCCTCGTCGGCGCGGCCGCGTGCGCCCGCTCCGACGCCTTCCCCGTCCACCACGGGACCGGAGACGCGCCGGCCGCCGCGATGGCCTGA
- a CDS encoding ATP-binding protein, translating to MTEASDPALSAVPPLPAADALRAAHGPPPAAGVVHDWTALTLPANPRSAGLFREHTTEAARRWELHPESGETLEVCVSELVTNAIVHGVGRDVLLVLYYTGDSVLTEVFGQAVDRPVIPRQSRADWAEGGRGLFIVETLAKDWGSENTGHGLLRVWASIAVQQTSED from the coding sequence GTGACCGAAGCTTCTGATCCCGCCCTTTCCGCCGTGCCGCCGCTGCCCGCGGCGGACGCCCTGCGCGCGGCGCACGGTCCGCCGCCGGCGGCCGGGGTGGTGCACGACTGGACCGCGCTGACCCTCCCGGCGAACCCGCGGTCGGCCGGCCTGTTCCGCGAGCACACCACGGAGGCGGCGCGGCGCTGGGAGCTGCACCCGGAGAGCGGCGAGACGCTGGAGGTGTGCGTCAGCGAGCTCGTCACCAACGCCATCGTGCACGGCGTCGGCCGCGACGTGCTGCTCGTGCTCTACTACACCGGCGACAGCGTGCTGACCGAGGTGTTCGGGCAGGCGGTCGACCGTCCGGTGATCCCGCGTCAGTCCCGGGCCGACTGGGCCGAGGGCGGGCGCGGGCTGTTCATCGTGGAGACGCTGGCGAAGGACTGGGGCAGCGAGAACACCGGGCACGGCCTGCTGCGGGTCTGGGCGTCCATCGCGGTGCAGCAGACGTCAGAGGACTGA
- a CDS encoding hemerythrin domain-containing protein: MCTYCGCIDIPLIKEFVTEHEVTLELAAGAAEALREGAVLRARGRLDLLARQLEAHWRGEEEGLFAAMREDPQYAEYLDELVTDHARLRALLGEADPAVALDRARLLAAFDELRVHITKEEDGLFPASLSALSGEQWDAAMAAWRKAHPEDPSLDEDLVRVRATT; this comes from the coding sequence ATGTGCACCTACTGCGGTTGCATCGACATACCCCTGATCAAGGAGTTCGTCACCGAGCACGAGGTCACGCTGGAGCTGGCCGCCGGCGCCGCGGAGGCGCTGCGCGAAGGCGCGGTGCTGCGGGCGCGCGGCCGGCTCGACCTGCTGGCCCGCCAGCTCGAGGCGCACTGGCGCGGCGAGGAGGAGGGCCTGTTCGCCGCCATGCGCGAGGACCCGCAGTACGCCGAGTACCTCGACGAGCTCGTCACCGACCACGCCAGGCTGCGCGCCCTGCTCGGCGAGGCCGATCCGGCCGTCGCCCTCGACCGTGCCCGGCTGCTCGCCGCCTTCGACGAGCTGCGGGTGCACATCACGAAGGAGGAGGACGGGCTCTTCCCGGCCTCCCTCAGCGCGCTCTCCGGCGAGCAGTGGGACGCCGCGATGGCGGCGTGGCGCAAGGCGCACCCGGAGGACCCGTCCCTCGACGAGGACCTCGTCCGCGTCCGGGCGACGACCTGA
- a CDS encoding serine hydrolase domain-containing protein produces MSPATATATALDLAAGREGMARLYVQRGDETLVDASVGCAPDTLFLLFSAGKPLTALAVHHLAERGLIDLDAPVCTYWPEYAGGGKYDVSVRHVLQHRSGAPTSTGSILGDARIMTDWDRSIAAAERARPRWPAGEVAAYHILSYGFVLGELVRRVSGMDIGSYTRQMLLEPLGLHDTHLGVPPGEEHRLAPLRVHSGGLASYVRSVYFNRPAVRKAVVPAATVTATAADVARLYRMMLLGGTIDGIRVLLPETVGAALRPTTEKGEKDRLLRIPIRWAEGFQLGGAAGRAATAMGTSPDPDTFGHNGSYVCSAWADPGRDLVYVYLTNLVVGRGDGERHHAAVSDAVLREFG; encoded by the coding sequence ATGAGCCCTGCCACCGCGACCGCGACCGCACTCGATCTCGCCGCCGGACGCGAAGGCATGGCCCGGCTCTACGTGCAGCGCGGCGACGAGACACTCGTGGACGCCTCGGTCGGGTGCGCGCCCGACACCCTGTTCCTGTTGTTCTCCGCCGGGAAGCCGCTGACCGCGCTCGCCGTGCACCACCTCGCCGAGCGGGGGCTGATCGATCTCGACGCGCCGGTGTGCACGTACTGGCCGGAGTACGCCGGCGGCGGCAAGTACGACGTCTCCGTGCGGCACGTGCTCCAGCACCGGTCGGGGGCGCCGACCTCGACCGGCTCGATCCTGGGCGACGCCCGGATCATGACCGACTGGGACCGTTCGATCGCGGCGGCCGAGCGGGCGCGTCCGCGTTGGCCGGCCGGCGAAGTGGCGGCGTATCACATCCTGAGCTACGGCTTCGTCCTCGGCGAGCTGGTGCGCCGGGTCAGCGGCATGGACATCGGCTCGTACACGCGCCAGATGCTGCTCGAGCCGCTGGGCCTGCACGATACGCACCTCGGTGTGCCGCCGGGCGAGGAGCACCGGCTGGCCCCGCTGCGGGTGCACTCGGGCGGCCTCGCGTCCTACGTGCGCAGCGTGTACTTCAACCGTCCGGCGGTGCGCAAGGCGGTCGTGCCGGCGGCCACGGTCACCGCGACCGCGGCCGACGTGGCGCGGCTGTACCGGATGATGCTGCTCGGCGGGACGATCGACGGCATCAGGGTCCTGCTCCCGGAGACGGTGGGAGCGGCGCTGCGTCCGACCACGGAGAAGGGCGAGAAGGACCGGCTGCTGCGCATACCGATCCGCTGGGCCGAGGGCTTCCAGCTCGGCGGCGCGGCCGGCCGGGCGGCGACCGCGATGGGCACCTCGCCGGACCCGGACACCTTCGGGCACAACGGCAGCTACGTGTGCAGCGCGTGGGCCGATCCGGGCCGCGACCTGGTGTACGTGTACCTGACGAACCTCGTGGTCGGGCGCGGGGACGGGGAACGGCACCACGCCGCGGTGAGCGACGCGGTGCTGCGCGAGTTCGGCTGA
- a CDS encoding MFS transporter, whose amino-acid sequence MDHSAQAADGSSPASERLFGTGATVAACVAFVLLGSVNAFFGPAIPALRSRFGLEPAGAGAALSMFFAGAVAGVLIAGVAHARIRNDQLLTAALSVMAVGAAGFALAPNWPLALAAGLLCGLGAGGMDYGLNALFSVGFGVRSAAMLGILNACFGLGAVAGPLLISLVGVTRYPVAFGIAAALLVVAAFFLRAVRTVRADPAAHPKDPGEHEAAELDGPVRRRVGGPVLALVAAFLALYALQVTVETGAGAWEPTFLQDELGHTAAAASTITSGFWLMLTVGRLLIGPMTDRWSAASIVTVSCIGTTACLALATVHPLAPWAFAGAGLFNAPVFPVALPWLSRSAPRVRWAATGAILTANIGGAAAGPATGLGIERFGTGCVPWLLAIVSALCVPLALGLARATRGSAQPAAAMSPEPCPAVGA is encoded by the coding sequence GTGGATCACAGTGCCCAGGCCGCGGACGGCTCCTCACCCGCGTCGGAGCGGCTCTTCGGCACCGGCGCGACCGTGGCCGCGTGCGTCGCGTTCGTGCTGCTCGGCTCGGTCAACGCGTTCTTCGGCCCGGCCATCCCGGCGCTGCGCAGCCGGTTCGGCCTCGAGCCCGCCGGCGCCGGCGCGGCGCTGAGCATGTTCTTCGCCGGAGCCGTGGCCGGCGTGCTGATCGCCGGCGTGGCCCACGCGCGCATCCGCAACGACCAGCTGCTGACGGCCGCGCTCTCGGTCATGGCCGTCGGGGCCGCGGGCTTCGCGCTGGCCCCGAACTGGCCGCTCGCGCTCGCGGCCGGCCTGCTGTGCGGGTTGGGCGCAGGGGGCATGGACTACGGGCTCAACGCGCTCTTCTCGGTCGGCTTCGGCGTGCGCAGCGCGGCGATGCTCGGCATCCTCAATGCCTGCTTCGGCCTCGGCGCGGTCGCCGGACCGCTGCTGATCAGCCTCGTCGGCGTGACCCGCTACCCCGTGGCCTTCGGCATAGCCGCGGCGCTCCTGGTCGTGGCCGCCTTCTTCCTCCGCGCCGTGCGCACCGTGCGCGCGGATCCCGCAGCTCACCCGAAGGATCCGGGCGAGCACGAGGCGGCAGAGCTCGATGGGCCGGTTCGCAGACGCGTCGGCGGCCCTGTCCTGGCGCTGGTCGCGGCCTTCCTTGCGCTCTACGCGCTCCAGGTCACGGTGGAGACCGGCGCCGGCGCCTGGGAGCCGACCTTCCTGCAGGACGAGCTCGGCCACACCGCGGCGGCCGCTTCGACGATCACCTCCGGGTTCTGGCTCATGCTCACCGTCGGCCGGCTGCTCATCGGCCCGATGACCGACCGCTGGAGCGCCGCCTCGATCGTCACGGTGAGCTGCATCGGGACGACGGCGTGCCTCGCACTGGCGACGGTGCACCCGCTCGCACCCTGGGCGTTCGCCGGGGCCGGGCTGTTCAACGCCCCGGTCTTCCCGGTGGCGCTGCCCTGGCTCAGCCGGTCCGCGCCGCGGGTGCGCTGGGCCGCGACCGGCGCGATCCTCACCGCCAACATCGGCGGCGCCGCGGCCGGCCCGGCGACCGGCCTCGGCATCGAACGCTTCGGAACCGGCTGTGTCCCCTGGCTTCTCGCCATCGTCTCCGCGCTCTGCGTGCCGCTCGCGTTGGGCCTCGCCCGGGCGACGCGCGGCTCGGCGCAGCCCGCTGCGGCGATGAGTCCGGAGCCGTGCCCGGCGGTCGGTGCGTGA
- the pta gene encoding phosphate acetyltransferase, translated as MTRSVYVTGIGRGDGRQVVELGLMELLSRRSDRVGVFRPLTHRPTDDMVDLLRSRYRIGLSPGLLYGMDYEAAAALRAERGEDELVSVLLDRFREVERHCETVLVLGTDFAETSIPDELALNARLANEFGSLVVPVVGGHRQTADTVAAESRNAERAYSTLGCNVLALFANRVPAAERESTLRQLRAASAVPAYVLPDDPALAAPTVAEVVAAAGGKVLLGDADGLDRDVRGYVLGGAMLPHFLGALHPGCLVVTAGDRTDLLIGALAAHTAGAPAIAGVLLTMGETPDPQVMGLAARLGAGTPVVVVPELSFATAQLLAPLEGRITATAPRKAETALGLFDLHVDVAELTSRIELDRPQRVTPMMFEHELIERARTPRLAEIVLAEGTEERILRAADVLVRRNVCHLTLLGAHAAIRRKLADLGLDLGLDPGLDPDLERGAERGPAGEEPEEDSTRARVRVNDPALDPRRERLAEIYAQLRRHKGVTLDQALDTVVDVNHFGTMLVHQGLADGMVSGAVHSTASTLRPALEVIKTAPGAGLVSSVFFMCLPDRVLVYGDCAINPDPNAEQLADIAVQCARTAEEFGVPPRVALLSYSTGTSGQGADVDKVREAAGIVRRLRPDLLVEGPIQYDAAVEPAVAATKLPDSPVAGRATVFVFPDLNTGNNTYKAVQRSAGALAIGPVLQGLRKPINDLSRGATVQDIVTTVAITAIQAHQQRQAEAARTE; from the coding sequence GTGACCCGCAGCGTGTACGTGACCGGCATCGGGCGCGGCGACGGCCGGCAGGTGGTGGAACTCGGCCTGATGGAGCTGCTCTCGCGGCGCTCGGACCGGGTCGGGGTGTTCCGGCCGCTCACCCACCGGCCGACCGACGACATGGTCGACCTGCTGCGCTCGCGCTACCGGATCGGGCTGTCCCCCGGGCTGCTCTACGGCATGGACTACGAGGCCGCCGCCGCACTGCGGGCCGAACGCGGCGAGGACGAGCTCGTCTCCGTGCTCCTCGACCGGTTCCGCGAGGTCGAGCGGCACTGCGAGACCGTGCTCGTGCTCGGCACGGACTTCGCCGAGACCAGCATCCCGGACGAGCTCGCGCTCAACGCGCGCCTGGCCAACGAGTTCGGCTCGCTGGTGGTGCCGGTGGTCGGCGGCCACCGGCAGACCGCGGACACGGTCGCGGCGGAGAGCCGCAACGCCGAACGCGCGTACTCCACGCTCGGCTGCAACGTGCTGGCGCTGTTCGCCAACCGGGTGCCGGCCGCGGAGCGGGAGTCGACGCTGCGTCAGCTCCGGGCGGCGTCGGCCGTTCCGGCGTACGTGCTGCCGGACGACCCGGCGCTGGCCGCCCCGACCGTCGCCGAGGTCGTCGCGGCCGCCGGCGGGAAGGTGCTGCTCGGCGACGCCGACGGGCTGGACCGGGACGTGCGCGGCTACGTCCTCGGCGGCGCGATGCTGCCGCACTTCCTCGGCGCGCTGCACCCCGGCTGCCTGGTGGTCACCGCGGGAGACCGGACCGACCTGCTGATCGGCGCGCTGGCCGCGCACACCGCGGGCGCCCCGGCCATCGCGGGCGTGCTGCTGACGATGGGCGAGACCCCGGACCCGCAGGTGATGGGCCTGGCCGCGCGGCTCGGCGCGGGCACGCCGGTGGTGGTCGTGCCGGAGCTGAGCTTCGCCACCGCGCAGCTGCTCGCGCCGCTGGAGGGCCGGATCACCGCGACCGCCCCGCGCAAGGCCGAGACCGCGCTGGGGCTGTTCGACCTGCACGTGGACGTGGCCGAGCTCACCTCGCGGATCGAGCTGGACCGGCCGCAGCGGGTCACGCCGATGATGTTCGAGCACGAATTGATCGAGCGGGCGCGCACCCCGCGGCTGGCCGAGATCGTGCTGGCCGAGGGCACCGAGGAGCGGATCCTGCGCGCCGCCGACGTGCTGGTGCGGCGCAACGTCTGCCACCTGACCCTGCTCGGCGCGCACGCCGCGATCCGGCGCAAGCTGGCCGACCTCGGGCTCGACCTGGGGCTGGATCCCGGCCTGGATCCCGACCTCGAGCGCGGCGCCGAGCGCGGACCGGCCGGGGAAGAGCCGGAGGAAGACTCCACCCGGGCCCGGGTCCGCGTGAACGACCCGGCGCTGGATCCGCGCCGCGAGCGGCTGGCCGAGATCTACGCCCAGCTGCGCCGGCACAAGGGTGTGACGCTGGATCAGGCCCTGGACACGGTCGTCGACGTCAACCACTTCGGCACCATGCTGGTGCATCAGGGCCTTGCGGACGGCATGGTCAGCGGCGCGGTGCACTCCACCGCCTCGACGCTGCGGCCCGCGCTCGAGGTGATCAAGACCGCGCCCGGCGCGGGGCTGGTGTCCTCGGTGTTCTTCATGTGCCTGCCGGACCGCGTGCTCGTCTACGGCGACTGCGCGATCAACCCCGACCCGAACGCCGAGCAGCTGGCCGACATCGCGGTCCAGTGCGCGCGCACGGCCGAGGAGTTCGGGGTGCCGCCGCGGGTGGCGCTGCTGTCCTACTCGACCGGCACATCAGGTCAGGGTGCTGATGTGGACAAGGTGCGCGAGGCGGCGGGCATCGTGCGCCGGCTGCGGCCGGATCTGTTGGTGGAAGGGCCGATCCAGTACGACGCGGCAGTCGAACCGGCCGTCGCGGCGACCAAGCTGCCCGACTCGCCCGTCGCCGGCCGGGCCACCGTCTTCGTCTTCCCGGACCTGAACACCGGCAACAACACCTACAAGGCCGTGCAGCGCTCGGCCGGCGCGCTCGCGATCGGCCCGGTGCTGCAGGGGCTGCGCAAGCCCATCAATGATCTGTCACGTGGCGCGACCGTGCAGGACATCGTCACGACCGTGGCCATCACCGCGATCCAGGCGCACCAGCAGCGGCAGGCCGAGGCGGCCCGCACCGAGTGA
- a CDS encoding GNAT family N-acetyltransferase, with product MSEAQAAGGTADADVEVADHPESERYEVHVAGELAGFADYQRGPGQIAFTHTEVDSAYSGQGLAGRLVQKALDDARAAGNEVLPFCPFFRGWIAKHPDYLGLVPEARRSEFDL from the coding sequence ATGAGCGAGGCGCAGGCAGCCGGCGGCACCGCGGACGCCGACGTGGAAGTGGCCGACCATCCGGAGTCCGAGCGCTACGAGGTGCACGTGGCCGGGGAGCTCGCGGGCTTCGCGGACTACCAGCGCGGACCCGGGCAGATCGCCTTCACCCACACCGAGGTCGACTCCGCCTACAGCGGCCAGGGCCTGGCCGGGCGGCTGGTGCAGAAGGCGCTGGACGACGCCCGGGCGGCCGGGAACGAGGTCCTGCCGTTCTGCCCGTTCTTCCGGGGGTGGATCGCCAAGCACCCGGACTACCTCGGGCTGGTGCCCGAGGCGCGCCGCTCGGAATTCGACCTCTGA
- a CDS encoding pirin family protein: MSNLDRSPVVTVRGGLAEVAAEPVRELLAPRSVQLGESSEVRRLLPNIHRRMVGAWCFVDHYGPDDIADEPGMRVAPHPHCGLQTLSWLHQGEVEHRDSLGSLATIRPYELGLMTAGHGIAHSEQSPVAHPALLHGAQLWIALPDASRETGPAWEHHSDLPVVRTAHGLSATLMLGAFDGAESPGTTYSPIVGMDLDLAPGAATALPLEPDFEYAALAMTGLVDVDGVPVERGTMLYLGCGRRELRLRSESGGAVMLLGGEPFEERIVMFWNWIGRSGEEIAGYREAWQAGERFGTVYGYDGARLDAPPLPGVPLKARGRVREG, from the coding sequence GTGAGCAATCTGGACCGCAGTCCGGTGGTGACCGTCCGCGGCGGTCTGGCCGAGGTCGCCGCCGAGCCCGTGCGCGAACTGCTCGCGCCCAGGAGCGTGCAACTGGGTGAAAGCAGCGAGGTGCGCCGGCTGCTGCCCAACATCCACCGGCGGATGGTCGGCGCGTGGTGCTTCGTGGACCACTACGGTCCGGACGACATCGCGGACGAGCCCGGGATGCGGGTCGCCCCGCATCCGCACTGCGGCCTGCAGACGCTCAGCTGGCTGCACCAGGGCGAGGTGGAGCACCGGGACAGCCTGGGCAGCCTGGCCACGATTAGGCCGTACGAGTTGGGCCTGATGACGGCGGGTCACGGGATCGCCCACTCGGAGCAGTCGCCCGTCGCCCATCCGGCCCTGCTGCACGGAGCGCAGCTGTGGATCGCGCTGCCCGACGCCAGCCGCGAGACCGGGCCGGCCTGGGAGCATCACAGTGATCTGCCGGTGGTGCGCACCGCCCACGGCCTGAGCGCGACCCTGATGCTCGGCGCCTTCGACGGCGCGGAGTCCCCCGGCACCACGTACTCCCCGATCGTCGGCATGGACCTCGACCTCGCCCCGGGCGCGGCCACCGCCCTGCCGCTCGAGCCCGACTTCGAGTACGCCGCGCTCGCCATGACCGGACTCGTCGACGTCGACGGCGTCCCGGTCGAGCGCGGCACGATGCTCTACCTCGGCTGCGGCCGCCGCGAGCTGCGGCTGCGCAGCGAATCCGGCGGCGCCGTGATGCTGCTCGGCGGCGAGCCGTTCGAGGAGCGGATCGTCATGTTCTGGAACTGGATCGGGCGCAGCGGCGAGGAGATCGCCGGCTACCGCGAAGCCTGGCAGGCCGGCGAGCGCTTCGGCACGGTGTACGGCTACGACGGCGCCCGCCTCGACGCGCCGCCGCTGCCGGGCGTGCCGCTCAAGGCGCGTGGACGGGTGCGGGAGGGCTGA
- a CDS encoding PP2C family protein-serine/threonine phosphatase has translation MLGGRKTAWGGASPARRRPLTNVQLLLLLCGSTGLVIGLGTALDPEARLTSLLIFLPALVAGIGGLGQTSLSAGWALLVMIGSVTVRPEPTVADSVVILALTAVFGGGAIYACRVRLDREAEIARLRYTATALQQQVLRPLPQVAEPVQVDGVYEPVTEDRLVGGDIYDVADTSHGTRVLIGDVQGKGLAALSTGLAVIGAFREAAQREPTLVGVVDAIDAATTRHNVDAVHGGQPERFVTALVLGFRTAREPGTDAGEPAGGRPWTGEVEVTAIDCGHLPAYALDRRGLHRVDLGESGVPLGLADLVAEPRRERRFPLPQDTTLVLYTDGLTEARNAEGAFYPLENRLALFGGLTPRSLANALLQDVRAFAPRQQDDLAILVVHQTW, from the coding sequence GTGCTCGGCGGGAGAAAGACGGCGTGGGGCGGGGCGTCCCCGGCGCGGCGGCGCCCGCTGACGAACGTCCAGCTGCTGCTGCTGCTGTGCGGCAGCACCGGGCTCGTCATCGGCCTCGGCACCGCGCTCGACCCCGAGGCGCGGCTGACCAGCCTGCTCATCTTCCTGCCCGCGCTGGTCGCCGGCATCGGCGGCCTCGGGCAGACCTCGCTGAGCGCGGGTTGGGCGCTGCTGGTCATGATCGGGTCGGTGACGGTGCGCCCGGAGCCGACGGTCGCCGACAGCGTGGTGATCCTCGCGCTCACCGCCGTCTTCGGCGGCGGCGCGATCTACGCCTGCCGCGTCCGGCTCGACCGCGAGGCCGAGATCGCCCGGCTGCGCTACACCGCCACGGCCCTGCAGCAGCAGGTGCTGCGGCCGCTGCCGCAGGTCGCCGAGCCGGTGCAGGTGGACGGCGTGTACGAGCCGGTGACCGAGGACCGGCTGGTGGGCGGGGACATCTACGACGTGGCCGACACCTCGCACGGAACCAGGGTCCTGATCGGGGACGTGCAGGGCAAGGGCCTGGCCGCGCTCAGCACCGGCCTCGCCGTCATCGGCGCGTTCCGCGAGGCGGCGCAACGCGAGCCGACCCTCGTCGGCGTCGTCGACGCCATCGACGCGGCCACCACCCGGCACAACGTCGACGCGGTGCACGGCGGCCAGCCGGAACGCTTCGTCACCGCCCTCGTGCTCGGGTTCCGCACCGCCAGGGAGCCCGGCACGGATGCGGGGGAGCCGGCCGGGGGCCGGCCGTGGACCGGTGAGGTCGAGGTCACCGCGATCGACTGCGGCCATCTGCCCGCCTACGCGCTCGACCGCCGCGGCCTGCACCGCGTGGACCTGGGCGAGAGCGGCGTGCCGCTGGGCCTCGCCGACCTGGTCGCCGAGCCGCGGCGGGAGCGGCGTTTCCCGCTGCCGCAGGACACCACGCTGGTGCTCTACACCGACGGGCTGACCGAGGCCAGGAACGCCGAGGGCGCCTTCTATCCGCTCGAGAACCGGCTCGCGCTCTTCGGCGGGCTCACCCCGCGCTCCCTGGCCAACGCCCTGCTGCAGGACGTGCGCGCGTTCGCGCCGCGCCAGCAGGACGATCTCGCCATCCTCGTCGTGCACCAGACCTGGTGA
- a CDS encoding GntR family transcriptional regulator, with the protein MTSYRDIADRMAEEILLQELEQGSRLPSVRDLAAQYAVSAKTAHAAIRELQGRGLVRSYRGGTIVSPFQSIPTPAERLERALTGAGALRPMERGHVSYAGWAGPDVASDDWHVRHVHQDVYDVLKLTPDVRVGRREYVIYHRKRLISLTVSWHPAAVVERVPALLVAEPIVQGTLAALAEAGIRFGAPAQTHLTARRATEREARLMGTAVDDPVLAAVSLREDAEGTPVEYVETVYREMEILSFNL; encoded by the coding sequence ATGACCTCGTACCGCGATATCGCCGACCGGATGGCGGAGGAAATCCTTCTGCAAGAGCTCGAGCAGGGCTCCCGCCTCCCCTCGGTCCGGGACCTCGCGGCGCAGTACGCGGTCTCGGCCAAGACCGCGCACGCCGCGATCAGGGAGCTGCAGGGCCGCGGCCTGGTGCGTTCCTATCGCGGCGGTACGATCGTCTCCCCGTTCCAGTCCATCCCGACCCCGGCCGAGCGGCTCGAGCGGGCGCTGACCGGCGCCGGGGCGCTGCGTCCGATGGAGCGCGGCCACGTCAGCTACGCGGGCTGGGCCGGGCCGGACGTGGCCAGCGACGACTGGCACGTGCGCCATGTGCATCAGGATGTTTACGACGTGCTCAAGCTCACCCCGGACGTGCGGGTGGGCCGGCGCGAGTACGTGATCTACCATCGCAAGCGGCTGATCTCGCTGACCGTCTCCTGGCACCCGGCCGCCGTGGTGGAGCGGGTGCCCGCGCTGCTGGTGGCCGAGCCGATCGTGCAGGGCACGCTGGCCGCGCTGGCCGAGGCCGGCATCCGCTTCGGCGCCCCGGCCCAGACCCACCTCACGGCCCGCCGGGCCACCGAGCGCGAGGCCCGGCTGATGGGCACGGCCGTGGACGACCCGGTGCTCGCGGCCGTCTCGCTGCGCGAGGACGCCGAGGGCACGCCGGTGGAGTACGTCGAGACGGTCTACCGGGAGATGGAGATCCTCTCCTTCAACCTCTGA